From Methanosarcina lacustris Z-7289, one genomic window encodes:
- a CDS encoding SAM-dependent methyltransferase yields the protein MRLDAYLVDMGHFKSRGRAKTAIHDGNVKVNGTVVTKVSRDISIDDLIEVVEGLDQPQGYFKLRLVQEESGILKPGDRVLDLGSSAGGFLLFASEIAGHIKGIEFSRDFRSELGKIAFERENVEVMFGDVFTIPLKELSEEPVDVILSDMTLEPDNSLKALARVLPLLKEGGRLLQVIKTGKKKTPKSILNRIEDMGLEVQQVINSEKQEVYVVARKLLPEEKESRGIQTDES from the coding sequence ATGAGACTGGATGCATACCTTGTAGATATGGGACATTTCAAGTCCAGGGGACGAGCCAAGACTGCCATTCATGACGGAAACGTTAAAGTCAATGGCACTGTGGTAACAAAAGTCTCCAGGGACATCTCAATTGATGATCTAATAGAAGTTGTCGAAGGCCTGGACCAGCCGCAGGGCTACTTCAAACTCCGGCTTGTTCAGGAAGAAAGCGGGATCCTTAAACCCGGGGACAGAGTTCTTGATCTGGGATCGAGTGCAGGTGGTTTTCTTCTTTTTGCATCAGAGATTGCAGGCCATATAAAAGGTATAGAGTTCAGCCGGGATTTCAGGAGCGAGCTTGGAAAAATTGCATTTGAGCGGGAAAACGTTGAGGTAATGTTCGGGGATGTCTTTACCATACCTCTTAAAGAGCTCTCTGAGGAGCCTGTAGATGTTATTCTCTCAGACATGACTCTTGAGCCTGATAACTCACTCAAAGCTCTTGCCAGAGTGCTCCCTCTCCTGAAAGAAGGGGGAAGGCTGCTCCAGGTAATAAAAACCGGAAAGAAGAAAACCCCTAAATCAATCCTGAACAGAATTGAGGACATGGGGCTTGAAGTCCAGCAGGTCATAAATTCCGAAAAGCAGGAGGTTTACGTGGTTGCAAGAAAACTTCTGCCTGAAGAAAAAGAGTCAAGAGGAATTCAAACAGATGAAAGCTGA
- the thsA gene encoding thermosome subunit alpha: MDKGGQQIYIIDPRKEQTKGRDVLSMNIAAAKAVANIVKSTLGPRGMDKMLVNPLGDITITNDGATILHDISIEHPTAKMLVEVAKSLESSAGDGTTSAVVFTGALLEKAEGLIENGVHPSVVVKGYRLAAEKAVEILEDLAVTAGEGDRDLLVKTARTSITGKASEKYSRLISELCVDAVLAIHEDGKADLKHIILTKDIGRRVEDTEYVEGVVLDKVALDKNFSLKVVNPNIALIDAPMETEKTANKAKLQISAVSDIENFLKQEDAALFEMADHIIRAGANAVFCSKGMDDKVAAYLQSRGIYATRRVKNDDMQHLADATGGRPVRNIKELTEKELGHAGLLEQDRDDDQGKTYLRDCKGAKSVSIVLRGGTEHVVDNLERAIDDALRVVKCVVEDGKVVAGGGASEMAVALSLRSYASSVGGREQMAITAFAEALEEIPRTIARNAGLDAIDTILNLRAKHVENKNAGLNILTGAAEDMLEKGVVDPLRVKVNSIKAGSETAAMVLRVDSMLRAQSSSMQDVKPEHMASTYDGMSAPGLNMRR; this comes from the coding sequence ATGGACAAAGGTGGCCAGCAAATCTACATAATAGATCCGAGAAAAGAACAAACAAAGGGAAGAGACGTACTCAGCATGAATATTGCAGCTGCAAAAGCAGTGGCAAACATCGTTAAGAGTACACTTGGACCCCGGGGCATGGACAAGATGCTTGTGAACCCTCTGGGGGACATCACCATCACAAATGACGGTGCTACTATTTTACACGATATATCCATTGAGCACCCGACAGCCAAGATGCTTGTGGAGGTTGCCAAGTCCCTGGAAAGTTCTGCAGGGGACGGGACAACAAGTGCTGTTGTTTTCACAGGCGCCCTGCTGGAAAAAGCAGAAGGCCTTATTGAAAATGGAGTTCACCCGTCAGTTGTTGTCAAAGGTTACAGGCTTGCAGCAGAGAAAGCTGTTGAGATTTTAGAAGACCTGGCAGTTACTGCAGGTGAGGGAGACAGAGATTTGCTTGTCAAAACTGCCAGAACCTCCATCACTGGTAAGGCTTCCGAAAAATACAGCCGTTTGATTTCAGAACTCTGTGTGGATGCTGTTCTTGCCATTCATGAGGACGGAAAAGCCGACCTTAAACATATTATCCTTACAAAAGATATCGGTAGGCGTGTTGAGGATACGGAATATGTAGAAGGAGTTGTACTTGACAAGGTTGCACTTGATAAAAACTTCTCTCTCAAGGTTGTAAATCCCAATATCGCGCTCATTGATGCTCCTATGGAGACCGAAAAGACCGCAAACAAGGCAAAGCTTCAGATCAGCGCCGTAAGTGATATCGAAAATTTCTTAAAGCAAGAGGATGCAGCCCTTTTTGAGATGGCGGATCACATAATAAGGGCAGGCGCAAATGCTGTCTTCTGCTCCAAGGGCATGGACGACAAGGTCGCAGCCTACCTCCAGAGCAGGGGAATCTACGCAACCCGCAGGGTAAAGAACGATGATATGCAGCACCTTGCTGACGCTACGGGAGGCAGACCTGTAAGGAACATCAAGGAACTTACAGAAAAAGAACTCGGGCATGCAGGGCTCCTTGAGCAGGACAGGGACGACGATCAGGGTAAAACCTACCTAAGGGACTGCAAGGGTGCAAAATCAGTTTCAATCGTTCTTCGCGGCGGGACCGAGCATGTTGTGGACAACCTGGAACGTGCAATTGATGATGCCCTTAGAGTTGTGAAATGTGTGGTTGAAGACGGCAAGGTCGTTGCCGGAGGCGGGGCTTCTGAAATGGCAGTTGCACTCTCCCTCCGTTCTTATGCTTCCAGTGTAGGTGGGCGTGAACAGATGGCAATCACAGCTTTTGCTGAAGCTCTTGAAGAGATTCCAAGGACAATTGCAAGAAACGCAGGCCTGGATGCCATCGACACCATCCTGAACCTCCGCGCAAAGCATGTAGAAAACAAAAATGCAGGTTTAAACATCCTGACCGGTGCTGCTGAAGATATGCTTGAAAAAGGTGTTGTTGACCCTCTCAGGGTAAAAGTCAACTCCATAAAAGCAGGTTCCGAAACTGCGGCAATGGTGCTTCGTGTGGACAGTATGCTCCGCGCCCAGAGTTCCTCAATGCAGGATGTCAAACCCGAGCATATGGCAAGTACTTATGACGGTATGTCAGCACCTGGACTTAATATGCGCAGGTAA
- the aspS gene encoding aspartate--tRNA(Asn) ligase — protein sequence MSLANLRTHYTTDVNPEKVDNGQKITLAGWVYEVRDLGGICFVVLRDREGKAQVTLVKKKIDKELFDAARRLVRESVVSVTGSVKFEEKAPNGYELLPEEINVLNVAASPLPMDTTGKVEAELDTRLDSRFIDLRRAETTAVFKIRHESLQAIREYFVKHNFIETATPKVVATATEGGTALFPITYFDREAFLNQSPQLFKQILMSGGFDRVFEIGPIFRAEEHDTRRHLNEATSIDVEVSFADHFDVMEILENLVAYVYTRVIENCKTSLEVLGVELKVPKTPFLKLTYDEVIEIINSRSEENIHWGDDLGTLGEHAVGDYVYETTGESHYFIIDWPTKIKPFYAMPYEDRPEFSKSFDMMHRTMELSSGAQRIHIHDLLKSRIESQGLNPDGFEFYLKAFEYGMPPHAGWGLGCERLVMTMLGTGNIRDTVLFPRDRRRLSP from the coding sequence ATGTCTTTAGCAAATCTCAGAACACATTATACAACCGATGTCAATCCCGAAAAAGTTGATAACGGTCAGAAAATAACCCTCGCAGGCTGGGTCTATGAGGTCAGAGACCTTGGAGGGATCTGTTTCGTTGTTCTCAGGGACAGGGAAGGAAAGGCTCAGGTCACACTTGTAAAGAAAAAAATTGACAAAGAGCTCTTCGATGCAGCAAGAAGGCTTGTTCGCGAGTCCGTAGTTTCCGTAACCGGCTCTGTCAAATTTGAAGAAAAAGCTCCGAACGGTTATGAACTGCTCCCTGAAGAGATCAATGTCCTGAACGTTGCAGCTTCTCCTCTTCCTATGGACACAACCGGAAAGGTGGAAGCCGAACTGGACACGAGGCTTGATTCCCGTTTTATAGACCTGAGAAGAGCCGAGACAACTGCGGTTTTTAAGATAAGGCACGAGTCTCTCCAGGCCATCAGGGAATATTTTGTAAAGCATAACTTTATTGAAACCGCAACCCCCAAGGTCGTTGCTACCGCAACCGAAGGTGGGACTGCCCTTTTCCCGATCACCTATTTTGACAGGGAAGCCTTCCTCAACCAGAGCCCTCAGCTTTTCAAGCAGATCCTCATGAGCGGCGGGTTTGACAGGGTTTTTGAAATTGGCCCCATCTTCAGGGCAGAAGAACATGATACCCGCAGGCACTTAAACGAAGCTACTTCTATAGATGTCGAAGTCAGTTTTGCCGACCACTTCGATGTAATGGAAATTCTGGAAAACCTGGTTGCTTACGTCTATACCCGGGTAATTGAGAACTGCAAAACCTCTCTTGAAGTACTCGGGGTTGAGCTGAAGGTCCCGAAGACTCCTTTCCTGAAGCTGACCTATGACGAGGTAATCGAGATCATAAACAGCCGCTCTGAAGAAAACATACACTGGGGAGACGATCTCGGAACTCTCGGGGAACACGCCGTTGGCGATTATGTCTACGAAACCACAGGCGAGTCCCACTACTTTATTATCGACTGGCCAACAAAGATCAAACCTTTCTATGCCATGCCTTATGAGGACAGGCCTGAGTTCAGCAAGTCCTTTGACATGATGCACCGCACAATGGAGCTTTCCTCAGGAGCCCAGCGGATTCACATTCATGACCTGCTCAAGAGCCGGATCGAGTCACAGGGCTTAAACCCTGACGGTTTTGAGTTCTACCTTAAAGCCTTCGAATACGGAATGCCTCCACATGCCGGATGGGGACTGGGCTGCGAGCGTTTAGTTATGACCATGCTTGGAACTGGCAACATCAGGGATACGGTGCTCTTCCCGAGGGACAGGAGAAGACTTTCTCCCTGA
- a CDS encoding DUF2119 domain-containing protein codes for MQENFCLKKKSQEEFKQMKADEKAGCSPDKHNCTDAYTTHKYTNETGLRVYGQGKPVRLFVAGLHGDEWRDTTEILLKIKPPEKGTLALIPLVNRGEYISTLDPAYYQGMGISILEAVEALNPEIYIELHSYSGENLEKLAGRDRLERIGVPAYSVLKAGVLLGSVSPWIRRKYFAKEALCLSFEVQKGNPLAGEFAASMLEILKETESRDEFVEFLRKEFPEQARKAIEDYRRFYGEL; via the coding sequence TTGCAAGAAAACTTCTGCCTGAAGAAAAAGAGTCAAGAGGAATTCAAACAGATGAAAGCTGACGAAAAAGCAGGCTGCTCTCCGGATAAGCACAACTGTACGGACGCATACACCACACATAAGTACACTAACGAGACCGGGCTGAGGGTCTATGGGCAGGGAAAACCAGTTCGCCTCTTTGTTGCAGGGCTGCATGGAGATGAGTGGAGGGACACAACGGAAATCCTGCTGAAAATAAAGCCTCCTGAAAAAGGCACCCTTGCGTTGATCCCTCTTGTCAACAGGGGTGAATATATTTCAACTCTGGACCCGGCTTACTATCAGGGAATGGGGATAAGTATACTCGAAGCCGTTGAAGCCCTGAACCCTGAAATTTATATTGAGCTCCATTCCTATTCCGGAGAAAACCTTGAAAAACTTGCAGGAAGGGACAGGCTGGAAAGGATCGGAGTGCCTGCCTACAGCGTCCTGAAAGCAGGGGTATTACTGGGTTCGGTTTCTCCCTGGATTCGAAGGAAGTATTTTGCCAAAGAAGCCCTGTGCCTCTCTTTTGAGGTCCAGAAAGGAAATCCCCTGGCAGGAGAATTTGCTGCCAGCATGCTTGAAATACTCAAAGAAACGGAATCAAGGGATGAGTTCGTTGAATTCCTGAGAAAAGAATTTCCTGAACAGGCAAGAAAAGCTATCGAAGATTACCGCCGCTTTTACGGGGAACTCTGA
- the rpiA gene encoding ribose 5-phosphate isomerase A — translation MTERNTSTDSPEKRAAGIAAARLVSSGMVVGLGTGSTVAYTIKELGRLVREKGLDILGVVTSYQSEMLAIEAGIKLTTLSQHPELDLAIDGADQIDSELHAIKGGGAAHTREKIVSVSAKRFVVVADESKTSTQLDKTVPVEVLPFAKELAVKKIRELGGKPHLRSAVKKDGPVITDNGNFVLDAEFGVIKDPETLALQLSAIPGVVEHGIFCNVDELYIGNKDGSVKIVTRQK, via the coding sequence ATGACAGAAAGAAATACTTCGACTGATTCTCCCGAAAAACGGGCAGCTGGAATTGCTGCAGCCAGGCTTGTCAGCTCTGGAATGGTCGTTGGGCTGGGCACAGGCTCAACAGTTGCATACACAATAAAAGAACTTGGACGCCTGGTGCGGGAGAAAGGGCTCGATATCCTGGGGGTTGTCACCTCTTATCAATCTGAGATGCTCGCAATAGAGGCAGGAATCAAGCTGACCACCCTTTCCCAGCACCCTGAACTGGACCTTGCCATTGACGGAGCTGACCAGATAGATTCCGAACTCCATGCTATTAAAGGAGGAGGGGCGGCTCATACAAGGGAAAAGATCGTTTCTGTTTCTGCAAAACGGTTTGTGGTTGTGGCTGACGAGTCGAAAACAAGCACGCAGCTTGATAAAACCGTACCTGTGGAAGTCCTGCCCTTTGCAAAAGAACTTGCAGTAAAAAAAATCCGGGAGCTGGGAGGAAAACCACACCTCAGGTCTGCTGTAAAAAAAGATGGGCCCGTAATAACGGATAATGGAAACTTTGTCCTTGACGCAGAATTTGGTGTTATAAAAGACCCGGAAACTCTTGCTCTTCAACTATCTGCGATTCCGGGAGTGGTTGAACACGGGATTTTTTGCAATGTAGATGAACTTTACATAGGGAATAAAGACGGGTCTGTGAAGATTGTAACCCGCCAGAAATAA
- the iscB gene encoding RNA-guided endonuclease IscB, whose product MLVFVINQNKKPLMPCKPSKARKLLQAGKAKVVRNTPFTIKLLFGSSGYTQPVIAGMDTGSKVVGCAAIANGKVLYQSEIYLRENVSKKMEQRKMYRRTRRGRNTRYRPARFDNRGNSRREGRLAPSIRSKLEAHFREKMFVESLLPVTGWKVELASFDIHKITNSEVSGVGYQEGDLKGFYNVKAYVLDRDGYTCQHCRGKSKDSRLHCHHIVFRSNHGSDAPENLITLCETCHKALHNGEFKLSGSKSKQTCN is encoded by the coding sequence ATGTTAGTTTTCGTAATCAATCAAAACAAAAAACCACTAATGCCCTGTAAACCTTCAAAAGCCAGAAAGCTACTGCAAGCAGGCAAGGCAAAAGTGGTCCGAAATACTCCATTCACAATCAAGTTACTTTTCGGAAGCAGTGGCTATACTCAACCTGTAATTGCAGGAATGGATACCGGCTCTAAGGTAGTGGGCTGTGCAGCCATTGCTAACGGAAAAGTGTTGTATCAGTCCGAAATCTACCTGAGAGAAAACGTTTCGAAAAAGATGGAACAACGGAAGATGTACCGGAGAACCAGAAGAGGTAGAAATACAAGGTATAGACCTGCAAGATTTGATAACCGGGGAAATTCAAGGAGAGAAGGAAGGTTGGCTCCTTCTATCCGAAGCAAACTTGAAGCTCATTTCCGGGAAAAGATGTTTGTGGAATCCCTGCTTCCTGTAACCGGATGGAAGGTAGAACTTGCTTCCTTTGATATTCACAAAATAACAAATTCGGAGGTTTCCGGGGTTGGGTATCAGGAAGGGGACCTTAAAGGTTTCTACAATGTCAAAGCTTACGTTCTGGATCGGGACGGCTACACCTGCCAGCACTGCAGGGGAAAGTCAAAGGATTCCAGGCTGCATTGCCATCATATCGTTTTCAGGTCAAACCATGGATCAGATGCACCGGAAAACCTGATAACACTCTGTGAAACCTGTCACAAAGCCCTGCACAATGGAGAATTCAAACTCTCAGGAAGCAAATCAAAACAAACATGCAACTGA